Proteins co-encoded in one Deltaproteobacteria bacterium genomic window:
- a CDS encoding VapC toxin family PIN domain ribonuclease, whose translation MIFVDSNIFIYAVGRSHPLRAEAQAFFLKAAENGKRLVTSAEVLQELLHVYLPVGRIATLDAALELATQGVDRIIPIHRETVIHARNLADRYPELTARDLLHFAVCQLHKISELKTFDRGLEVAFTGK comes from the coding sequence ATGATTTTCGTGGACAGTAACATATTCATTTATGCCGTCGGCCGGTCACACCCGTTACGGGCTGAGGCGCAGGCATTTTTCCTGAAAGCAGCTGAGAACGGGAAGAGGCTGGTTACCTCGGCAGAGGTTTTGCAGGAGCTACTCCATGTCTACCTGCCGGTTGGCAGGATAGCCACCCTTGATGCGGCCTTGGAGCTTGCGACCCAAGGGGTGGACAGAATTATTCCCATCCATCGGGAAACAGTCATTCACGCCCGCAATCTCGCTGACAGATATCCAGAGTTGACGGCAAGGGACCTGCTGCATTTTGCCGTTTGCCAGTTACATAAGATTTCTGAATTGAAAACCTTTGACCGAGGCCTGGAAGTAGCATTTACGGGAAAGTAA
- a CDS encoding transcriptional regulator — MEDRWLSVDEIAAYLGIKRDTVYRWISERNMPGHKIGRLWKFRKEEIDEWVKSGRAGNNRRDDSGSAGNR; from the coding sequence ATGGAAGATCGATGGCTTTCCGTAGATGAGATCGCGGCTTATCTCGGCATTAAGCGGGATACCGTTTACAGGTGGATAAGTGAAAGAAATATGCCTGGGCACAAGATTGGCCGACTCTGGAAGTTTCGTAAAGAAGAGATTGACGAATGGGTGAAGTCGGGCAGGGCCGGCAACAACCGTCGAGATGATAGCGGGAGCGCCGGGAACCGATGA
- a CDS encoding IS630 family transposase gives MNMRARKPKLTISEKDQKQLETVARSRMEPAAKIQRAKILLMYAKGEKITHIAQKVNATRPLVYRAIDKALDFGALQSLADLKRSGRSRKIDDSAKKWVLSVACQKPTDCGYAAEAWTYSQLVQHIQKHAAENGHQCLQKISRSQVYDILNEGEIKPHKIRYYLERRDPQFEEKMTDVLHVYKDVEIINQSPADEKESTTISCDGKPGIQAIKNVAVQLQPVPGEHSMIARDYEYKRLGTVSLLGGIDLHTGEIHALVRDRHRSREFIEFLKIIDEKYPDDWIIRIVLDNHSSRISKETRNFLKTRPNRFHFVFTPKHGSWLNLIESVFSKMAGSFLRHIRVDTKEELVNRIYQGIAEINRAPVVYRWRYKMDEIATA, from the coding sequence GTGAATATGAGAGCACGCAAACCGAAACTTACAATATCGGAGAAAGATCAAAAACAACTTGAAACAGTCGCCCGTAGTCGTATGGAGCCAGCCGCTAAGATCCAGCGTGCTAAAATCCTGCTCATGTATGCAAAAGGTGAAAAAATAACTCACATAGCACAAAAGGTTAACGCAACCCGGCCTTTAGTTTACCGGGCGATAGACAAGGCGTTAGATTTTGGGGCATTGCAATCATTGGCTGACTTGAAACGTTCCGGGCGCTCACGAAAGATAGACGACAGCGCAAAAAAATGGGTACTCTCGGTAGCCTGCCAGAAGCCTACGGATTGCGGTTATGCTGCCGAGGCCTGGACCTACAGCCAACTTGTTCAACATATACAAAAACATGCGGCAGAAAATGGGCACCAGTGTTTACAAAAAATCAGTAGAAGCCAGGTATATGACATTTTAAATGAAGGTGAAATCAAGCCCCATAAAATCCGTTATTATCTTGAACGCCGTGATCCTCAATTTGAAGAAAAAATGACCGATGTTCTTCATGTATACAAGGATGTAGAAATAATTAACCAGTCTCCAGCCGACGAAAAGGAAAGCACAACAATCTCCTGTGATGGGAAGCCCGGAATCCAGGCGATAAAAAACGTCGCTGTTCAATTGCAGCCAGTTCCAGGGGAACATTCCATGATCGCGAGAGACTATGAATATAAACGTTTGGGTACAGTCTCGCTCTTAGGTGGAATTGATCTCCACACCGGCGAAATACATGCTTTAGTTCGTGACCGGCACAGGAGTCGTGAATTCATAGAGTTTCTCAAAATCATTGATGAGAAATATCCGGATGATTGGATAATCAGGATAGTGCTGGATAATCATTCATCCCGTATTTCCAAAGAAACACGAAACTTCTTGAAAACAAGGCCAAATCGATTTCATTTTGTATTTACACCCAAACATGGCTCGTGGCTGAATCTGATCGAATCGGTTTTCAGCAAAATGGCCGGATCATTCCTGCGACATATCCGGGTAGATACAAAAGAGGAACTCGTCAACCGTATCTATCAAGGTATAGCAGAAATTAACAGGGCTCCTGTTGTATACCGGTGGCGTTACAAAATGGATGAAATCGCCACCGCTTAA